DNA sequence from the Streptomyces cinnabarinus genome:
GTCCTGGGCGCCGACTTCGCCGCGCTCCCGGAGCACGAGCAACTGGCCCGTATCGACGGCATAGGGGTGGTGGGGCGGGTCGCGCCGGAGCACAAGGTGCTGCTCGCCGACACGCTAAAGAAGAAGGGCGACGTCGTGGCGATGACCGGCGACGGCGTCAACGACGCCCCCGCCATCAAGTCCGCCGACATCGGCATCGCCATGGGCAGCGGCACGGACGTGGCGAAGAACGCCGGCCGCATGATCCTCTCCGACGACAACTTCGCGACGATCGTGTACGCGGTGGAGCAGGGCCGAAAGCTCTACGACAACCTGACGAAGTACATCCGCTTCGTTCTGCTCCTGCTGGTCACCTTCGTGCTGACCTTCCTGGGCGCCACGATTTTCAACATCGCGGCCGGTGAACCCTTCACCCCGCCCCAGGTGTTGTGGATCCACTTCGTGGTCAACGCCTCGTTCGGCTTCGCCCTCGGCTTCGACCAGGAGAGCCCGGGACTGATGCGCCGCACCCCGCGCCCGAGGGGCGAATCGGTCCTGACCAGGCCCGTGCTGCTGACGGTCGGCCTGGCCGGCCTGGCCATCACGCTCATCCTGCTCGGCCTGATCGAGCTGGGCACCGAGCGCTACGACAGCGAGGCGATCGGCCAGTCGACGGCGTTCACGGCGTTCGCGCTCTGCCTGATCGTGGCCGCGTTCGAGTGCCGCAGCGAGACCGACTCGGTGCTGACCCCGAGCACGTTCGACAGCAAGCAGATGAACTGGGTGGCGCTGGCCCAGTTCGTGCTCGCGGTGCTGGCGACCCAGATGGACGGCTTCCGCCGCATCCTCGGCACGACCGAGCTCGACATCCGCCAGTTCGGCTGGGCCCTGCTGTCCGCCGTGGCCCTCCTGGTGCTGTGGGAACTCGGCAAGCTCATGGCCCGCGGGGCGAGGCGCGGCAGCTAGCGGGTGACCGGGGCGCCGGTCCCGTGCGCCACCCCGGCCGTCGTCCCACACGTACGGCGCCAGGCCGCGCGCGCCCCTGGTCAGGTGCTCGTAGCCTTGGTTCATGGCGGAAGCCACATCCGACAGCGGGCCGGACAGCGGGGACGACAAGGGAGACGAACCCGGGCGAACTCCTTCCGGCGGCTCGGCGCTCAAGACCCACGCGGCCGAGAGCGACACCGAAGCCATCCACCTCCCCGCATGGACCAAGGCCCTCGGCTGGTGCGGTGTCGTCGGCCTGATCTACCTGCTGATCTGCGCCGTGAGCATCATCAGCCGAGGCTTCGCGGGCCTGGGCAGCGACGCGGCGCACACCATGTTCGCCTTCGCCGAGCACCCGTGGGTCGGCCTGAGCGTCGGCATCCTCGGCACGGTCCTGATCCAGTCGTCGACCACGACGACGGCCGTCGCCGTCACCGCCGTGGGCTCGGGCGCGCTGCCCATCGAGGGCGCGATCCCGATCATCCTGGGCGCGAACGTCGGCACCACCGTGACGACGAGCCTGGTCGCCCTGACCTTCATCGGCAACCGCACGGAGTTCCGCAGGGCGCTGGGCGCCTCGACCGTCCATGACTTCTACAACTGGCTCGCGCTGCTGATCTTCTTCCCGATCGAGCTGATCTGGCATCCGCTGCAGCACATCAGCGAGTCGCTCACCGATGCGCTGTACGACACGGACTGGCTGCCGAACCCGGCCCACTTCAACTTCGTCCGCGCCGCCACCAGGCCGGTGGAACACGGAGTGATCCAGGCGACCTCGCACGTCAGCAGCTCACTGGGCCCCCTCTTCACCATCCTGATCGGCGCCCTGCTGATCCTGGTCGCCGTCCGCTACCTGGGAACCCTGCTCAAACTCCTCATGGTCGGCAGGGCCCGCGACATCCTGATCAAGGCCGTGGGCCGCAACGCCTACCTCGCCATGGCGTCGGGCATGGGCGTGACCGTCGTCACCCAGTCCTCGACCATCACCACATCCGTCCTGGTCCCCTTCGCCGGAACGGGCATCCTCACCCCGGCACAGGTGTATCCCGTGGTCGTCGGCTCCAACCTCGGCACCACCTTCACGGTGGTCTTCGCGGCGTTCGCAGGAGTCGGCCAGGACGCGAAGATCGGCCTCCAGGCGGCCTTCGTTCACCTGATCTACAACCTCTTCGCCATCATCGCGATCTACGTGATCCCGTTCCTGCGCCCCGTCCCCCTGTTCTGCGCCGAGAAGCTGGCCCGCGTCGCCTCCGAACACCGCTGGGTCCTGGCGGTCTACATCGGCACGGTCTTCATCGCCGTACCGGCGCTGGTCATCGTGCTGGTGGGCGTGCTCTGACGACGGCCCCGGGCGGACGGGCTACTGGCTGCCGGTGAGTTCGCCGCTGAGCGTCTTGTGGATGCGGGCGCTCGGTTCGTTCAGCCCGATGATCTCGACGGTCTTGCCGCGCTGGGCGTACTTGGTCTCGATGGCGTCCAGGGCGGCCACGGAGGAGGCGTCCCAGATGTGGGCCGCCGACAGGTCGACGACGACCCGGTCGGGATCGGTGGCGTAGCCGAACTGACCGACGAGGTCGTTGGCGGAGGCGAAGAACAGCTCGCCCGTGACCCGGTAGACGACCGTGGTGCCGTCGGGATCGGTGACGGCGGTGACCTCGGCGAAGCGGGCGACGCGCTTGGCGAAGACGACCATCGCGGTGATCGAGCCGACGACGACACCGACGGCGAGATTGTGGGTGAGGACCACGCAGGCGACGGTGACGACCATGACGGTGGTCTCTCCGGCCGGCATCCGCCTGAGGGTCTTCGGGGCGATGGAGTGCCAGTCGAAGGCCGCGAAGGACACCATGATCATCACGGCGACGAGCGCGGCCATGGGGATGTCGGAGACGACCGGTCCGAAGACGACGCACAGCACCATCAGGAAGGCGCCCGCGAGGAAGGTGGACAGCCGGGTCCGGGCGCCGGAGACCCGTACGTTGATCATCGTCTGGCCGATCACGGCGCAGCCGCCCATGCCGCCGAAGAACCCGGTGACGATGTTGGCCACACCCTGACCGACGGACTCGCGGGTCTTGGAGGAGCGGGTGTCGGTGATGTCGTCGACCAGCTTGGCCGTCATCAGCGACTCCATCAGGCCGACGAGCGCCATCGCCAGCGCGTACGGCGCGATCGTCGTCAGGGTGTCCAGGGTGAACGGCACGTCCGGCAGCCCGGGCACGGGCAGGGCGGACGGCAGCTCGCCCCGGTCGCCCACGGTCGGCACCGCGATACCGGCCGCCACGGTGATGACGGTGAGGACGACGATCGACACCAGGGGCGCCGGGACCGCCTTGGTCAGCCTCGGGAGGAACACCAGCAGAGCCAGGCCCGCGGCGAGCAGGGGGTAGACCGGCCAGGGCACGTCCGTCAGCTCCGGCACCTGGGCCATGAAGACGAGGATGGCGAGGGAGTTGACGAAGCCGACCATCACGCTGCGCGGCACGAACCGCAGCAGCCTTGCCACGCCGAGGGCGCCGAGGGCGATCTGGAGGACACCGGCCAGGATCACCGTGGCGATCAGGTAGCCGAAGCCGTGCTCGCGGTTCACGGGGGCGATGACCAGGGCGACGGCGCCGGTGGCCGCGGAGATCAT
Encoded proteins:
- a CDS encoding Na/Pi symporter, with translation MAEATSDSGPDSGDDKGDEPGRTPSGGSALKTHAAESDTEAIHLPAWTKALGWCGVVGLIYLLICAVSIISRGFAGLGSDAAHTMFAFAEHPWVGLSVGILGTVLIQSSTTTTAVAVTAVGSGALPIEGAIPIILGANVGTTVTTSLVALTFIGNRTEFRRALGASTVHDFYNWLALLIFFPIELIWHPLQHISESLTDALYDTDWLPNPAHFNFVRAATRPVEHGVIQATSHVSSSLGPLFTILIGALLILVAVRYLGTLLKLLMVGRARDILIKAVGRNAYLAMASGMGVTVVTQSSTITTSVLVPFAGTGILTPAQVYPVVVGSNLGTTFTVVFAAFAGVGQDAKIGLQAAFVHLIYNLFAIIAIYVIPFLRPVPLFCAEKLARVASEHRWVLAVYIGTVFIAVPALVIVLVGVL
- a CDS encoding SulP family inorganic anion transporter, producing the protein MPSSAPSPAARLSDPRVLRTEVLAGLVVALALVPEAISFSVIAGVDPAIGLFASFTMAVTTAVVGGRPAMISAATGAVALVIAPVNREHGFGYLIATVILAGVLQIALGALGVARLLRFVPRSVMVGFVNSLAILVFMAQVPELTDVPWPVYPLLAAGLALLVFLPRLTKAVPAPLVSIVVLTVITVAAGIAVPTVGDRGELPSALPVPGLPDVPFTLDTLTTIAPYALAMALVGLMESLMTAKLVDDITDTRSSKTRESVGQGVANIVTGFFGGMGGCAVIGQTMINVRVSGARTRLSTFLAGAFLMVLCVVFGPVVSDIPMAALVAVMIMVSFAAFDWHSIAPKTLRRMPAGETTVMVVTVACVVLTHNLAVGVVVGSITAMVVFAKRVARFAEVTAVTDPDGTTVVYRVTGELFFASANDLVGQFGYATDPDRVVVDLSAAHIWDASSVAALDAIETKYAQRGKTVEIIGLNEPSARIHKTLSGELTGSQ